In the genome of Danio rerio strain Tuebingen ecotype United States chromosome 23, GRCz12tu, whole genome shotgun sequence, one region contains:
- the sox18 gene encoding transcription factor Sox-18, translating to MNISESSCCQEASSQPSQVAERGTWGASSSTPGPERGHGFDRSRTTELAPVPGSGTRTVSRTAAEARTGSPDSTRPGALTLGSSEGKSGGESRIRRPMNAFMVWAKDERKRLAIQNPDLHNAVLSKMLGQSWKALSTLDKRPFVEEAERLRLQHLQDHPNYKYRPRRKKQPKKMKRVEPGLLLQGLAHGGPGDAYSPHRHAHHLLPPLGHFRDLHPSGAPELESFGLPTPEMSPLDVLEEGGGDSVFFPPHMQEDVGLSSWINYHQHPNHQPGHHPHHNSHNLQHSHPHLNQKSPLACLPLQEKCLVVESPNPGGLYPNMTLPESSKAGYYGQIYGSSQPQPAFTSHLGQLSPPPETSAVAQVAPPSLDAVDQLGPSAEFWGEVDRIEFDQYLSASRTRVSRSAPCEESSALISALSDASSAVYYSACITG from the exons ATGAATATATCTGAGTCTAGTTGCTGTCAAGAGGCCAGTTCTCAGCCCAGCCAGGTTGCGGAGCGCGGGACATGGGGTGCCTCCTCCAGCACTCCGGGGCCTGAGCGGGGACATGGTTTTGACCGCAGCCGGACCACAGAGCTGGCACCAGTGCCTGGGTCTGGAACACGGACGGTGTCTCGAACAGCAGCGGAGGCCAGGACGGGAAGCCCGGACTCTACCCGCCCTGGAGCTTTGACCCTGGGCTCCAGCGAGGGGAAATCAGGGGGGGAGTCGAGGATCAGGAGGCCCATGAACGCCTTTATGGTGTGGGCAAAAGATGAGCGCAAACGACTGGCCATCCAGAACCCAGACCTGCACAACGCTGTGCTCAGTAAAATGCTGG GTCAGTCCTGGAAGGCGCTGAGCACACTCGACAAGCGTCCGTTTGTGGAGGAAGCCGAGCGGCTCCGCTTGCAGCACCTCCAGGATCACCCCAACTACAAATACCGCCCTCGGAGGAAGAAACAACCCAAGAAGATGAAGCGAGTGGAGCCGGGTCTCCTTCTCCAAGGCTTGGCCCATGGAGGACCGGGAGACGCCTACTCACCACACCGCCATGCCCATCATCTGCTGCCTCCTCTGGGACACTTCCGAGACCTCCACCCCTCTGGAGCTCCAGAGCTGGAGAGTTTCGGCCTGCCGACGCCAGAAATGTCCCCGCTAGACGTGCTTGAGGAGGGAGGCGGGGATTCAGTGTTTTTCCCCCCTCACATGCAGGAAGATGTGGGTCTGTCTTCATGGATAAACTACCACCAGCATCCAAACCATCAACCCGGCCACCACCCTCACCACAACTCCCATAACCTCCAGCATTCCCACCCACACCTCAACCAGAAGTCTCCACTAGCCTGCCTCCCGCTTCAGGAGAAATGCCTGGTTGTGGAGTCCCCGAATCCTGGCGGTCTCTACCCCAACATGACCCTCCCGGAGTCCTCCAAAGCAGGTTATTACGGTCAGATATACGGGAGCAGTCAACCCCAACCCGCCTTCACCTCTCATCTAGGCCAGCTGTCTCCTCCACCCGAGACCTCAGCCGTGGCTCAGGTCGCTCCCCCTTCCTTGGACGCTGTGGACCAACTGGGACCCTCAGCCGAGTTTTGGGGCGAGGTGGACAGGATTGAGTTTGACCAATACCTGAGTGCAAGCAGGACTCGAGTGAGCAGAAGCGCCCCTTGCGAGGAAAGCAGCGCTTTGATATCAGCCCTGTCCGACGCCAGCAGCGCCGTCTATTACAGCGCCTGCATTACAGGATAA